In the genome of Pontibacillus halophilus JSM 076056 = DSM 19796, one region contains:
- a CDS encoding aminotransferase A, which translates to MENLINPQLNNIQISGIRRFFNMVSGKENMISLSIGQPDFPTPENVKQAGIEAIQTNQTTYTHNAGMLPLRKAISSFVNDAYGLTYDPESEIIVSVGASQAIDVTFRTILVPGDEVILPGPVYPGYEPLIRLAGATPIHVDTRDSGFKLTKDKLEQAITENTKCIVLPYPSNPTGATLSEEELAELAAFLKDRNIFVLSDEIYSELVYEDNHRSIANYEGMKEKTIVINGLSKSHSMTGWRLGYSLAPSWLRQHMLKVHQYNVSCATSITQHAALEALQNGRQDAVEMKEQYHQRRDFVYNRLLKLGIEVEKPGGAFYLFPKLSIAGHSSFDLGLDLVEKVGLALVPGDAFSLYGEGYMRISYAYSMDVLEEGMDRLQTYLEEHVTE; encoded by the coding sequence ATGGAAAACTTAATTAACCCGCAATTAAACAACATTCAAATTTCTGGAATACGTCGGTTTTTCAACATGGTTTCTGGGAAAGAGAATATGATCTCTCTCTCAATTGGACAACCCGACTTCCCTACTCCAGAGAACGTAAAACAAGCAGGAATCGAAGCGATTCAGACAAATCAAACCACCTATACACACAATGCAGGTATGCTCCCTTTAAGAAAAGCAATCTCGAGCTTTGTAAATGATGCTTACGGGCTTACTTATGACCCGGAATCTGAAATCATCGTTTCTGTTGGTGCTTCTCAAGCGATTGACGTAACCTTTAGAACAATCCTTGTCCCAGGGGATGAAGTGATTCTCCCAGGACCTGTCTATCCTGGCTATGAGCCGCTCATTCGTCTGGCTGGCGCTACACCAATACACGTTGATACAAGAGATTCTGGATTTAAATTAACAAAGGATAAGCTGGAGCAAGCCATTACAGAAAATACTAAGTGCATCGTACTTCCATATCCGTCTAATCCTACAGGTGCTACTTTATCGGAAGAAGAGCTGGCAGAGTTAGCTGCTTTCCTTAAAGACCGTAACATCTTCGTTCTATCAGATGAGATTTATTCTGAACTCGTCTATGAGGACAATCATCGCTCTATTGCAAACTACGAAGGAATGAAGGAGAAGACCATTGTAATCAACGGTTTGTCTAAATCACACTCCATGACAGGTTGGAGACTCGGCTATTCGCTCGCGCCTTCGTGGTTGCGTCAGCATATGCTAAAGGTGCACCAGTACAATGTATCTTGTGCCACCTCCATTACCCAACATGCTGCCTTGGAGGCTCTTCAGAACGGACGACAAGATGCTGTAGAAATGAAAGAGCAGTACCATCAACGCCGTGACTTTGTGTACAACCGTTTATTGAAGTTAGGGATTGAAGTTGAGAAACCGGGCGGCGCGTTTTACCTCTTCCCGAAACTTTCAATAGCAGGCCACTCTTCCTTTGACCTTGGTCTTGACCTTGTAGAGAAAGTAGGTCTTGCTCTAGTACCAGGAGATGCCTTTTCTTTATATGGCGAAGGTTACATGAGAATTTCATATGCCTACAGCATGGATGTGCTCGAGGAAGGAATGGATCGACTCCAAACCTATTTAGAAGAACATGTAACTGAATGA
- a CDS encoding ZIP family metal transporter has protein sequence MHDMLLGSLLSAGATGLGALPVLFLKQISHTFRDILLALAAGIMTAAVTFSLIPESLTLGSFSQLGIGMLIGVMLLTLLEQRIPHLHVEQGSPKQLVIDHKALLIIMAITFHNIPEGLSVGVSYAADDGALGELVAMSIAIQNAPEGFIVALFLLQQQTPRGYALLLATLTGAIEIIASIGGFLLTSVMEGLIPYGLAFAAGSMLFIIYKELIPESHGDGHELQATYAFLIGLLVMLFLTNVYGVHI, from the coding sequence ATGCATGACATGTTACTAGGTAGCTTGCTATCAGCTGGAGCCACTGGACTCGGGGCTTTGCCAGTCTTATTCTTAAAGCAAATTTCACATACCTTCCGAGACATCTTACTCGCACTTGCAGCAGGTATTATGACGGCTGCGGTAACGTTCAGCCTAATACCAGAATCCCTTACACTCGGTTCTTTCTCACAGCTTGGCATCGGGATGTTGATTGGCGTAATGCTTCTAACACTCCTCGAACAACGAATCCCACATTTGCATGTAGAACAAGGGTCACCTAAGCAACTCGTTATTGATCATAAAGCCCTTCTTATTATCATGGCCATCACGTTTCACAACATACCTGAAGGCCTCTCTGTCGGCGTCAGCTATGCAGCGGATGATGGGGCTTTAGGGGAGCTTGTGGCAATGTCCATCGCAATCCAAAATGCCCCAGAAGGATTTATCGTAGCCTTATTTCTACTCCAACAACAGACTCCAAGAGGCTATGCCTTGCTGCTTGCAACCCTTACAGGAGCAATCGAAATCATTGCCTCTATCGGGGGCTTTCTGCTCACCTCAGTCATGGAGGGTTTAATTCCTTATGGACTCGCATTCGCAGCTGGTTCTATGTTATTCATCATCTATAAGGAGTTAATACCAGAAAGTCATGGGGACGGCCATGAACTTCAAGCTACCTATGCATTTTTAATTGGCCTGTTAGTCATGTTGTTCTTAACAAATGTGTATGGTGTCCACATCTAA
- a CDS encoding FbpB family small basic protein — protein sequence MRPRLRTLEELIAENKEALINDQQAIDYIDEKMDDKIIAAGESRI from the coding sequence ATGAGACCGCGATTACGTACGCTTGAAGAATTAATTGCTGAGAATAAAGAGGCTTTGATCAATGATCAGCAAGCAATCGACTACATCGACGAAAAAATGGACGATAAGATTATAGCAGCGGGTGAAAGCCGTATATAA
- a CDS encoding patatin-like phospholipase family protein gives MTETGLVLEGGGMRGAYTAGVLDLFLDEGIQFPYCIGASAGACNGSSYAANQRGRNYDVMVGYGAHPEYISYKRAFTKRELFGMDFIFDTLPNKLVPFDYDGFQHYDGTFVVATTDIKTGEPVYYDTYQDRAHLLKLVRASSSLPLIADSISDGGRLLMDGGIADPIPIQPSIDAGNQKHVVVLTRNPGYKKEPMKFSWLIKRKYKQYPALLHALATRHKRYNETIERLEQLEAEGKLFIIQPQQPLKVSRIERNTAKLHALYEQGYEEAKHQQEALKQFLSSTPAQFA, from the coding sequence ATGACGGAAACTGGACTAGTATTAGAGGGTGGAGGCATGCGTGGTGCTTATACAGCTGGAGTATTAGACCTTTTCTTAGATGAAGGCATACAATTTCCTTACTGTATTGGCGCATCCGCAGGAGCATGTAACGGAAGTTCCTATGCTGCTAATCAAAGAGGAAGAAACTATGATGTTATGGTGGGATACGGAGCTCATCCAGAGTACATATCTTACAAGCGTGCATTTACGAAGCGTGAACTGTTCGGGATGGATTTTATCTTTGATACGTTGCCAAATAAGCTGGTTCCGTTCGATTACGATGGCTTTCAACACTATGATGGCACCTTTGTCGTTGCTACGACAGATATTAAGACTGGAGAGCCAGTTTACTATGATACGTATCAGGACCGAGCACATTTACTAAAGCTTGTCCGTGCCTCAAGTTCGTTGCCGCTTATTGCGGATAGTATCTCAGATGGGGGGCGGCTGTTAATGGACGGAGGCATTGCTGACCCAATCCCAATTCAACCATCTATTGATGCTGGCAACCAAAAGCATGTAGTGGTCTTAACAAGGAATCCAGGCTATAAGAAAGAACCAATGAAGTTCTCCTGGCTAATTAAACGGAAATATAAACAGTACCCAGCATTATTGCATGCGTTAGCGACTCGACATAAACGATACAACGAGACGATTGAACGCCTTGAACAGCTTGAGGCGGAAGGGAAGTTGTTTATCATACAACCTCAGCAGCCGTTGAAAGTAAGTCGGATTGAACGAAATACAGCGAAGCTTCATGCGTTGTATGAACAGGGCTATGAAGAAGCGAAACACCAACAAGAAGCTTTAAAGCAATTTCTTTCAAGTACCCCGGCACAGTTTGCATAG